A genomic stretch from Etheostoma cragini isolate CJK2018 chromosome 8, CSU_Ecrag_1.0, whole genome shotgun sequence includes:
- the si:ch211-272n13.3 gene encoding ankyrin repeat domain-containing protein 26 isoform X3 encodes MKKIFSFTKKKKHPSGTPDNGSVLSVGYELKEKDLGKVHKAASVGDLAKLKQLAKKNDINQLDKENRTALHIACASGHVEVVQFLVESKAKLNLCDNQNRSALMKAVQCQHEHCVSILVENHADPNLVDINGNTALHLAANIPSISTTVLLLEHGADINAQNKEGFTPLTVSVREDHIDMAEFLLKEGASVNFMDQGQRSPLMIAAGNGQISMLRLLLRFDADITLKDTKGWSADDYAVMNGHHPCSLLIIEHSTQRKDGSPLSHQGQRKKKTKQLLGSPFQDVEAGFSLGGPATDKDEHGANEAGGDFEDNSQSESLSRVSKSAADEWASSEDENESVLIEKKPPKVNLRKMIASKMREASALSDRSLSGTESEPESENRVQTIASLPKASPSSKVPQRPVDPSPTSFLPKAPQMTSSPLPSSGKKEDSTQDEDDDNDQEEERDEETKEEDSVSDENDQPEDSGESLDATLPVPETDVSKDKKRDFLSELGLEKGEEEQDSWDSESHSENLNMTHKEKQSLHTQDQEEMATVEEEIKENLFYIPSFLRGDGGNRMAVLEPWTSVGRPRGNQGEVENDDNGDDKGGEHADEDDTIQKKTEKAKWKPLRVLSKLEGDNEQKTDLMEELGLGDVDDLEAQKADASDWDSASTTSKRTLPSRRMPSPGIEEFPECSSPSVKEQDEVIAPAAPLTPQRSINSNKTLPSTPHQPAPQPQPRARKMVLQKSESEEESDWEPDNVASTCNTAKIDNQLQNIAELQAVVTPGSPELSPMARDSKSNLEPVKQQQKEIDEAVDTCQLDLNPCPSDHVDSDGGEKDNDFVYERSPAERSKGGYVPWENRYEKLWVEVEKREVKSTFKNVAGELKEKFGELLKSRHSTEEEQATADFTATEEESSDEDEEGEVIVRPMARARNTVLLTIPEQRESGLEDSVTESTDNSLCENLIQVCEPLASESIMCPEPYLLPDDILEESLSPQLATAQKDSSLSPVTTTFTDNHTVPTLDGDLSTFLKDVAKLGPFHKPHLDPIWKDNNANGDEAEKNNRSSEEDPEELITSHPPSLSRRSASIQGVSDEELEEDMERFKLEVGRETTRTAMRVHKLSTSWDTGGTPLEEVSPGKPETRARAIYQEQQPVATKSTNGAPVQLHLPLQQSCNSNRQEGQAVEETLQLELVRGARRSGAPQTNTHVNGDPLSVFDDSTLSEVSDDEGRFPTSGKQKTENTEVEMAEDFDELTQSSDTATDDIDSPTSGYRHASLLIQKLDSATLDSRSMVKLQNIFHEYERSIQKARSRHGYLADKVSHLEMERAELKTSLEEVKDVKSALERNQLELQTEVTNLKFQLKQEQENSRNATMMYNTTRDKLRRMEEQHQLEVQERQKVELTLRNLELEMRTLVSNVKQLEEDHSESQRLLAQERSARTLQENLLNSHLRKQQEIEDENKRNMSKSNEALSQLTEASDRERELLQQTATLQEQLTSLRTDLEHLQANSSLKESHLLEENEALKEQLEDARRDLKLNSEALTQTVFNCNNQVTTLKSELAMTTTRLENERQTREALDAEVESTRTRLAGAIKEAELCRAANTDTERTLLREKDEHQRLKDRFTGEAASQREQVSSLSQKLAKAETRANSMENEVYRATLQLTEKGLLLEVLQREKDQAALRVKELEAALQAERELVSRAGARQEAVQERLAQTQSECMLLRQQLEEAQNKGVAKDHAVTDAQERFSDILSKLHSDSEERVHLVEERNKELASKAADLRDQIYKLEEEKSERETSVRQLQQELADSLKKLSMSEASLEVNTRYRNDLEEEKARLFKDLDRLKGKLEESEDQYMQAERRINSLKSCLEEREKQLTTAAQKQQEVLSASAAADTTIKQLEEAMQRLEIENARLEAAAKQQSNKIDALQKGAQESAMLSDRSPGGGVRGHLEDLVTNLQSSKMTLEDQLSREVQKQSMLSHTAQDSQALWEEELKSRSKLGLRLAELEKEKGDLSTQMEIEKKKAKKIAEQKKAVDTRLDQEMKRNTELQKEMYRLRTVLKTAKKKLRDQDTGAAEFGFPMNSLREDTGRHSQAEGALARLKEKVDDLQMQLEKEGSRRSQLEKVNGDLKDQLSSLKSLSRSNEHLERGKRQLEEEVLDLRRRMEAVQMEQSQVEQYRHDAEERARQEIQQKLEQVNIFLQSQAASQEALDQIKAANETSLRSQLEQKIRELEGELGRARATHHDSLSQKESTRTELERYRQLYTEELRSRKSLTAKLERANSRLAEANSKLLNERSRSLITSSIANGSLGGPSLDLGSLGSPAQYGTTLGPLNRSLGLGFSLLSPVTEGQNSRVEDYLAKMQTELDRNISKELNNATAELDSASARMSPVGSASRVELDPVSRATQQYLEVLKKNNMI; translated from the exons ATGAAGAAGATATTCAGCTTTactaagaaaaagaaacacccATCTGGTACTCCTGACAATGGGAGTGTGCTTTCTGTTGGCTATGAACTGAAAGAAAAGGACCTCGGGAAGGTTCACAAGGCTGCCTCAGTGGGAGATTTGGCAAAGCTGAAACAGCTTGCTAAAAAGAATGATATCAATCAACTTGACAAGGAGAACAG AACAGCACTTCATATTGCCTGTGCCAGTGGACATGTTGAGGTGGTGCAATTCCTTGTTGAGAGCAAAGCCAAGCTTAACCTATGTGACAATCAAAATAGATCTGCCTTAATGAAG GCAGTGCAATGCCAGCATGAGCACTGTGTGAGCATACTGGTGGAGAATCATGCCGACCCTAACCTGGTGGATATCAATGGCAATACAGCCCTACATTTAGCAGCAAATATCCCTTCCATTTCCACTACTGTCCTGTTGCTGGAGCATGGGGCTGACATCAATGCTCAAAATAAG GAGGGATTCACACCCCTGACTGTGTCAGTCCGTGAGGACCATATTGACATGGCTGAATTTCTCCTAAAGGAGGGTGCTAGTGTGAATTTTATGGACCAAGGCCAAAG GTCCCCGTTAATGATAGCTGCTGGAAACGGACAAATCAGTATGTTGCGGCTGCTCTTGCGGTTTGACGCGGATATCACACTAAAGGATACCAAAGGATGGTCAGCTGATGACTACGCAGTGATGAATGGGCATCATCC TTGTTCTCTCCTGATAATTGAGCACAGTACCCAGAGGAAAGATGGCTCCCCCCTATCACATCAAGgtcagaggaaaaagaagacaaaacagCTGTTGGGCAGTCCTTTCCAAGATGTTGAAGCTGGCTTCTCTTTGGGAGGACCAGCCACTGACAAAGATG AGCATGGAGCAAATGAAGCAGGGGGAG ATTTTGAAGACAATTCTCAGTCGGAGTCACTAAGTCG GGTTTCAAAAAGTGCTGCAGATGAATGGGCTTCATCAGAAGATGAAAATGAATCAGTTTTAATTGAAAAG AAACCACCGAAGGTAAACCTACGGAAAATGATTGCATCTAAAATGAGAGAAG CTTCTGCACTGTCTGACAGATCCTTGAGTGGTACAGAATCTGAGCCAGAGAGTGAGAATAGAGTCCAGACAATTGCATCCCTCCCAAAGGCTTCACCATCCAGCAAAGTTCCACAGCGCCCAGTAGATCCCTCTCccacttccttccttcctaaAGCACCCCAGATGACTTCTAGCCCTCTTCCAAGCTCCGGAAAG AAAGAAGATTCCACtcaggatgaggatgatgataatgaccaagaggaggagagggatgaggagacaaaagaagaagacagcGTCTCGGATGAAAATGATCAACCTGAAGATAGTGGAGAGTCCCTAGACGCCACCTTACCTGTTCCTGAGACAGATGTCTCTAAAGATAAGAAAAGAG ATTTCCTGTCTGAGCTGGGTCttgagaagggagaggaggagcaggatTCTTGGGACTCTGAG tccCACTCTGAAAACCTCAATATGACACATAAAGAGAAACAAAGCTTGCACACTCAGGATCAAGAAGAGATGGCCACTGTTGAAGAAGAGATTAAAGAAA ACTTGTTTTATATTCCCTCTTTTTTAAGAGGGGATGGAGGCAATAGGATGGCAGTCCTAGAGCCTTGGACAAGTGTAGGCAGGCCAAGAGGCAACCAGGGAGAGG TTGAAAACGACGACAATGGTGATGATAAAGGAGGCGAACATGCTGATGAAGATGATACTATACAGAAAAAG ACTGAGAAGGCAAAATGGAAACCACTTCGTGTTTTGAGCAAACTTGAAGGAGATAACGAACAAAAGACCG ACTTAATGGAAGAGCTGGGTCTGGGTGATGTTGATGATCTTGAAG CCCAAAAAGCAG ATGCATCAGACTGGGACTCAGCCAGCACTACCAGTAAGAGAACCTTGCCCAGCCGCAGAATGCCCTCCCCTGGAATTgaggagttcccagaatgctccTCTCCATCTGTCAAAGAGCAGGATGAAGTCATTGCTCCAGCAGCCCCCCTGACACCTCAGAGGAGCATTAACTCCAACAAGACATTGCCCAGCACACCCCATCAACCTGCGCCGCAACCACAGCCTCGAGCAAGGAAGATGGTGCTTCAGAAATCAGAGAGTGAAGAAG AATCAGATTGGGAACCAGACAATGTGGCGTCCACTTGCAACACAGCCAAGATTGACAATCAGCTGCAAAACATAGCTGAGCTTCAGGCAGTGGTTACACCAG GTTCCCCTGAGCTCTCACCAATGGCAAGAGACAGTAAAAGTAATCTAGAGCCTGTAAAGCAGCAACAAAAG GAGATAGATGAGGCAGTAGATACATGCCAGTTAGATCTGAACCCATGTCCATCTGACCATGTGGACTCTGACGGTGGAGAAAAGGATAATGACTTTGTATATGAGCGCAGTCCTGCAGAAAGAAGTAAAGGGGGTTATGTACCGTGGGAGAATCGCTACGAGAAGCTCTGGGTTGAGGTGGAGAAAAGGGAGGTCAAATCCACTTTCAAGAATGTTGCTGGTGAATTAAAAGAGAAGTTTGGAGAACTGCTCAAATCAAGACATTCTACAGAAGAAGAACAGGCCACGGCTGACTTTACTGCTACAGAAGAAGAGTcaagtgatgaagatgaagaagggGAAGTCATTGTGCGCCCCATGGCCAGAGCGAGGAATACCGTCCTTCTCACTATACCTGAGCAGAGGGAGTCTGGACTAGAAGACTCTGTGACGGAGTCAACTGACAACTCCTTATGCGAGAACTTGATACAGGTCTGTGAGCCCCTGGCTAGTGAGAGCATCATGTGTCCAGAGCCATATCTACTACCTGATGATATTTTGGAGGAGTCTCTTTCACCTCAACTCGCCACAGCACAAAAAGACAGCAGCTTATCACCTGTTACCACAACATTTACTGATAATCACACCGTACCCACGTTGGATGGAGACCTGAGCACATTCTTAAAAGATGTGGCCAAACTAGGGCCATTCCACAAACCACATCTGGACCCCATCTGGAaggacaacaatgctaatggtGATGAagctgagaaaaacaacaggagCTCAGAAGAGGATCCTGAAGAACTTATCACGTCTCATCCCCCCTCACTAAGCAGACGTTCAGCATCTATCCAAGGTGTTTCTGATGAGGAGCTGGAAGAAGACATGGAAAGATTTAAACTTGAG GTTGGCAGGGAGACAACAAGGACTGCTATGCGAGTGCACAAATTAAGTACTTCCTGGGATACTGGTGGAACACCATTGGAAGAAGTGAGTCCTGGGAAACCTGAGACCAGAGCAAGAGCAATTTACCAGGAACAGCAACCTGTGGCCACCAAGAG CACCAACGGGGCACCAGTGCAATTGCATCTCCCACTCCAGCAGAGCTGCAATAGCAACAGACAGGAGGGCCAAGCTGTAGAGGAGACCTTACAGCTGGAGCTGGTCAGAGGGGCCCGGCGCAGCGGAGCCCCTCAGACCAACACTCATGTCAATGGAgatcctctctctgtgtttgatGATAGCACTTTAAGTGAAGTGTCGGACGATGAAGGAAG GTTTCCAACCAGTGGGAAACAGAAAACTGAG AACACTGAAGTTGAGATGGCAGAAGACTTTGATGAACTCACTCAGTCATCCGACACAGCCACAGATGACATTGACTCTCCCACTTCAGGCTATCGTCACGCATCCCTCCTCATTCAGAAGCTGGACTCAGCCACTTTGG ACTCGAGAAGCATGGTGAAACTGCAGAACATTTTCCATGAATATGAGCGCTCCATCCAAAAGGCAAGGAGTCGCCATGGGTACCTGGCAGACAAGGTGAGCCAtttggagatggagagggcGGAGTTGAAGACTTCTTTGGAGGAAGTTAAAGATGTTAAATCTGCCTTGGAGCGCAACCAGCTGGAACTGCAGACTGAAGTCACAAACCTCAA ATTTCAGCTGAAACAAGAGCAGGAAAATAGCCGCAATGCCACCATGATGTACAACACAACCCGAGATAAGCTCAGGAGGATGGAGGAGCAGCATCAGCTGGAGGTTCAGGAGAGACAAAAGGTGGAGCTCACCCTCAGGAATCTGGAGCTGGAGATGAGAACACTGGTCAGCAACGTTAAACAG CTTGAAGAGGACCACAGTGAAAGCCAGAGACTGCTGGCCCAGGAGCGCAGTGCTCGGACGCTGCAGGAGAATCTGCTCAACAGCCATCTCCGTAAACAGCAAGAGATAGAGGACGAGAACAAAAGAAACATGAGCAAAAGCAATGAG GCTTTGTCCCAGCTCACTGAAGCCAGTGACAGGGAGAGGGAGTTGCTCCAGCAGACTGCTACCTTGCAGGAGCAACTGACCAGCCTGAGAACAGACCTTGAACATTTGCAGGCCAACAGCAGTCTTAAAGAGAGCCATCTTTTGGAAGAGAACGAGGCCCTCAAGGAACAGCTAGAAGACGCTCGTCGAGATCTCAAACTCAACAGTGAAGCCCTGACCCAAACTGTCTTCAACTGCAATAACCAGGTGACCACCCTGAAGTCTGAGTTAGCTATGACAACAACCCGGTTGGAAAATGAGCGGCAGACTCGCGAAGCACTGGATGCAGAGGTGGAGTCCACTCGTACCCGCCTGGCTGGAGCCATTAAGGAAGCCGAGCTTTGCCGGGCAgctaacacagacacagagagaactCTGCTCCGGGAGAAAGATGAACACCAGCGTCTTAAAGACAGATTCACAG gtgAAGCAGCCAGTCAACGCGAGCAAGTCAGCAGCCTGTCACAGAAGCTTGCCAAGGCAGAGACTCGTGCAAACAGCATGGAAAATGAAGTTTATAGGGCGACACTTCAGTTGACGGAGAAGGGCCTGCTGCTGGAGgtcctgcagagagagaaggacCAGGCAGCTTTACGCGTCAAAGAGTTAGAAGCGGCTCTGCAGGCCGAGAGAGAGCTGGTCAGCCGTGCCGGAGCACGCCAAGAGGCCGTGCAGGAGCGACTTGCCCAAACCCAGAGTGAGTGCATGCTACTGCGGCAACAGCTAGAGGAGGCCCAAAACAAAGGTGTTGCAAAGGATCATGCTGTTACAGATGCCCAAGAGCGCTTCAGTGACATTCTGTCCAAGCTGCACTCTGACAGCGAAGAGAGAGTACATCTAGTGgaggagagaaataaagagctTGCCAGTAAGGCTGCTGATCTTCGAGATCAGATCTACAAGTTAGAGGAAGAGAAGAGCGAAAGAGAG ACAAGTGTAaggcagctgcagcaggagctAGCCGACTCACTCAAGAAGCTGTCAATGAGTGAAGCTTCTCTGGAGGTCAACACACGCTATCGCAATGACCTGGAAGAGGAGAAGGCTCGGCTCTTTAAAGACTTGGACAGGCTCAAAGGAAAG CTGGAGGAAAGCGAAGACCAGTATATGCAAGCTGAGAGACGTATTAACAGTCTAAAGAGCTGTCTGGAGGAAAGGGAGAAGCAACTCACCACTGCTGCTCAGAAACAGCAGGAGGTGCTGTCCGCCTCAGCAGCTGCTGACACCACCATCAAACAGCTGGAGGAAGCTATGCAAAG GCTCGAGATAGAGAACGCCCGGCTAGAAGCTGCTGCAAAGCAACAATCCAACAAAATTGATGCACTTCAGAAAGGGGCTCAGGAATCTGCCATG CTATCTGATCGCTCGCCTGGAGGAGGG GTCAGAGGTCATCTGGAGGACTTGGTCACAAACCTCCAAAGCAGTAAGATGACTTTGGAAGACCAACTCAGTCGAGAG GTCCAGAAGCAAAGCATGCTGTCTCACACAGCCCAGGACTCGCAGGCCTTGTGGGAGGAGGAACTGAAGAGCCGCTCTAAGTTAGGATTGCGCCTGGCAGAgcttgaaaaggaaaaaggagacCTGAGCACCCAG ATGgaaatagaaaagaagaaagccaAGAAAATAGCAGAGCAGAAAAAGGCTGTGGACACCCGGCTGGATCaagagatgaagagaaacacagagctccaaaaagaaatgtacag GTTGCGTACTGTATTGAAGACTGCAAAGAAGAAATTGCGGGATCAGGACACTGGTGCAGCAGAATTCGGCTTTCCCATGAACAGTCTACGGGAGgacacaggcagacacagcCAAGCAGAGGGTGCCCTTGCACGATTGAAAGAAAAG GTCGATGATCTACAGATGCAACTGGAGAAGGAAGGGTCCCGTCGCAGCCAGCTAGAGAAGGTGAACGGAGACCTTAAGGATCAGCTGTCTTCCCTAAAGAGCTTGAGCCGCAGTAACGAGCACCTGGAGAGGGGAAAGAGGCAGCTTGAGGAGGAAGTGCTGGACCTGAGACGCCGAATGGAGGCTGTTCAGATGGAGCAGAGCCAGGTGGAACAGTACCGCCATGATGCAGAGGAGCGGGCCCGTCAGGAGATTCAACAGAAACTGGAGCAGGTCAACATCTTCCTGCAG TCGCAGGCAGCATCCCAGGAAGCATTAGATCAGATTAAAGCGGCCAATGAGACCAGCCTGCGTTCTCAGCTGGAGCAGAAGATCCGGGAGCTGGAGGGTGAACTGGGCCGGGCCCGCGCCACCCATCATGACAGCCTCAGTCAAAAAGAATCCACACGCACGGAGCTAGAGAGATACCGCCAGCTCTACACAGAGGAGCTGCGCAGCCGCAAGTCCCTGACTGCCAAACTAGAGAG GGCCAACAGTCGTCTAGCGGAAGCCAATTCTAAGTTGCTCAATGAGCGCAGCAGGTCTCTGATCACCAGCAGCATCGCAAACGGTAGCCTTGGAGGGCCCTCGCTGGACCTGGGCTCTTTGGGTTCCCCAGCACAATATGGGACCACACTGGGACCCCTCAACAGGAGCCTAGGCCTGGGATTCTCCCTCCTCAGCCCTGTTACTGAGGGGCAGAACAGCCGGGTGGAGGACTACCTTGCCAAG